The genomic segment CTCTGAACCCCGCAAGTGTCAGTTTCTGCGTATCTCTGAGAACCTGTTCGATCGCCTTGCCGGTCGCCTCATAGGCCGGGTGGATTTCCTGGTCGGTCGCAATCGGATCTGGCCGCGCCGGCATCACCGGCGTCTTGTTGAGATCGAGGCTCGGGAGTTGCGGCGTCCAGGCACCGCCAGGCTCCTTTGTCGATCGGCGCGTTGAAGAAACCAGCGGCTCCAGGGAGTAGGGAGCTTGAGGAGTGGCGACGGGTCCGAGCTGAAGATCCTGACCGCCGAACGTTCTAAGATTTTGCGCGGTGATCGCAGCGATAGCAGCGGACTGTGCGATAAGTTCGCCTTCCGTTGTCTGGATCAGCTGGTTTTCGTAAACGCGAAAAAACACGATCCCGGCAAGCGGGACGAGCAGCATGATGCAAAGAACGAGAGCAATGACGAGACTGAGTGGCGGTCGCCAGCGGTCGCGGAAGGTGCGGGATATCACCATCGGCGGCCGCGCTTAGCCCGCGTTTTCACAAGGACCGAGCCGGAATCCCACGCCGTGCACAGTCTCAATGGCATCGTTGCACCCGCTCGAGCCGAGCTTGGCGCGTATGTTGCGGATATGGCTGTCGATGGTGCGGTCTGAGACGTGAATGTTGTCCCGGTAGGCCTTCTCCAGAATGCGTTCGCGCGTGAAGACGATCTTTGGCCGGCTCATGAGGGCGCTGAGAATCTCGAACTCAATCGCGGTCAGCCCGACTTCGGCGTCGTCGATCTTCACCTGGCGTTCGTCCTTCTCCAGCGTAATGAGTCCCTGTTTGAGTTGGGGTGTTTCGTTGTTCTGATCGACCTGCGGCGCGGCGTAACGCTTGAGAATGACACCGACACGCGCGATCAGCTCCCGGGGGCTGAAGGGCTTCGTGACATAGTCGTCCGCGCCAAGCTCAAGTCCAATGATCCGGTCGATTTCATCATCGCGCGCCGACAGAAACAGGATCGGCACTTCCGACGTTTTCCTGAGTTCCCGGCACACATCGAGGCCGTCCATCTCCGGAAGGCCGATATCAAGAATGATCAGAGCCGGTGCGCACAGGACAACCTTGTCCAGAGCTTCTTTGCCATTGGTCGCGATTTCGTGACTGTACGAGGCCTTCTGAAGGGCAAAACAGATGACGTCCCGGATATTGGGGTCATCATCGACAACAAGAATGGTTTTTGTCTGCAATGGACTGGTCCGGACAATTGCGCTCCCGGATCGGATCGAGGGAGCCTTAAATTGGGGGTGTCTAAATCAGGTGTTTCTTAAGAGATAACCGAGGCGACATCATGTTTCCAGCCACCAGCCATCCCGGCGAAGCGTGCGTGGAAGGGATGTATCTGTCATTTCTCTCCTGGAAAACCTGCGGCGCCGGTGACGGCTCGGCTCAGCCAGTCTCTCTGCGGTCCATGGGGTGAAGGGACAGGGGTGAAAGTTCAGACGGAACCTGATTGCGCTCAAAAGCATTTGATCCTCCTGGTGAGCGAAGCTGACATAAGAACTAGCCCGGCACTCTTGCAGTCGGATGTGAAGCTTTATGCAGATTTTGCGCAGATTGAGTTTTTGGGTTCCGACCAGCGCGTAGGCTCTTCCCACGCGCAGCAGCGCCGGTCATTTTTCCCGGCGCTGGTCATTTTCCTAAACACTGACACCGGTCGTCTTGAGCAACACATATCCTGGAAACACAACAAGCGAAGACAGGGTCAGCAACATGCCGATCACGCGGCCGATGCCGAAACCCGTCATAACGACTGTTGCATAGTGAAGGAGCCGCCCTGCGAGAAGTGCGCAGCCTCCAATCCAGAGCAGAAGGTAAGGCGCACCGGCGAGTTCGGCTGCTGCCATTGCAAGCAGTGCGATCGGAACGGTTTCAGTAAAGTTGCCGTGCGCGCGCATGCGCTGTAGCAAGACGCCGTCCCCGCCATCAAGGAATTGGACGTTGGTTTGGGCGCGCCGCAGACCGACGGCGACGGTCATCGGTATTTGAATGAGCGCGAAAACGGCAACGAACAGGATCGTTACCGGGAGAGCGGAAACAAGTTCCATCGATGTCTCCTCTTAACGGAAATTGGACATACCGGCCGGCAGAGGCTCGGGGTTGACAGGGACCGCCGGCCGAAAGGATTTCAGGTGCACCTGCGCTGAAGCGCTGGTCTTCAGGATTCGGCCGGCGCTTCATATGTGATCAGTGCAATGACGCCGCCCACCGGATCGACGAGGGTCGCCATACGGCCAACGCCCGGGATGCTCATTGGTTCACTGGAAATGGTCGCGCCAAGCGCCTTGGCCTTTTCGATACGTGCATCGACATCGTCGACGGTCACATAAGGCAACCAGCGTGCCGGTTCAGAAGGCATTGGAGGAAAGCCTCCGATCTTGTCTTCGCCATTGGCGATAACGGTGTAGGTCATCCCCGGCATTTCCATGTCTTCCAGACCCCAGTCCAGAAGGCCTGTATAGAATTCCTTGGCCTTTGCGCCATCTCCGCTCATCAGTTCCATCCAGCTGAAGGCACCGTGTGTCTGCATCGGATTGCTCATGTCTTTTTCCTCATCTCGAATTCAACGACCTGGTCGGCCCAGGTGATCAGAGGACGGACGGCAATCGGTAAATCCGACAGGCCGTGCCATTTTTTTGAAAAGCAGCGAATGAACCGGCAGGCCGGGAGGCGTCCGCGGAAAAGATTACCGGCATTCACTGGAAATCCAGTCAACCAGTGCAGAACGTGCTTTCAGGTTTGCCGGCCGTTTCACCGGATGAACGAGCCAGAAGCCGAGATCCGTCTCGGTATCGTCCGACCAGACTTCGCACAAGCGTCCACTGCGCACATCAGCCTCCGCCACCAGACGCGGCGCGACCGCAATGCCTTGCCGGTTGGCCGCTGCATCGAGCGCAAGCGAGGTTTGATTGAATTGAAGAGATGGCCCGGAGTGCGAGAGACCATGATCACCTAGCAACCGGTCCCAGTGCCGGTGCCCGTCTTGGATCAGCGGCAACCGGACCAGATCCGTCAGTTGGCGATGGCCTTGCGGACAAAACTCGGCGCTCGGACTGCAAAAGGCTTTGAGCTCCAGCGGCGCGAGTTTCCGCACTTCAAGCTTTTGGTTTGACGGACGGTTTCCCTGACGAACTGCAAGGTCGACGTTCTGGCTTTTGAAGTCAGTGATCTGCTCGCTGGCGAAGATGCGGACGTCAATGTCCGGATGTGTCTCCATGAAGAGCGGCAACCTTGGAACGAGCCATTTCGAAGCGAAAGAGGGTGGAACGCTGATCGTGACACTGTTGATTATTGGATATAATTTTTTTGTTGCCTCTTCAATAATGGCCAAGCCCTTTGAGATCTCCGAATGGAAAAGCTGGCCTGCTTCGGTAAAGGCAAGGCCGCGTGCTTTCCTTTCAAACAAGACGACATTCAGATCTGCTTCAAGTGTTCTGACAGCTTGGGCAACCGCACCCTGTGTGAGGTTCAGCTCTTCAGCTGCGAGGCGGAAGTTCTGATGCCGGGCGGCGGCATCGAACATCTTTATATGTTGTAGTCTCGGAGAGCGCATAGTTCTTTAGCCAGTAATTTTTCTATAGTCTATGTTCTTCAAAAATGATTGGTCAAGGCCGGCGCGGGTTCCTACTTTTTGGTGGTTGAACAATTGAGGATACCGAGATGGCAGACAAAAAGGTGGCGGTCGTGACCGCAGGTGGCAGCGGCATGGGCGCAGATGCGGCGCGCAGATTGGTGCAGGACGGTCATGAAATCGCAATTCTCTCGTCCTCGGGCAAGGGCGAGGCGCTGGCCATGGAGTATGGGGGCGTGGGCGTTTCCGGATCCAATCAGTCGAACGACGACCTGAAGCGGCTGGTTGACCTGACCATGGAAAAGTGGGGCAGGATCGATGTTCTGGTGAACAGCGCAGGCCACGGTCCGCGTGCGCCCATCCTGGAGCTGACGGACGAAGACTGGCACAAGGGCCTAGATGTCTATTTCATGAATGTCGTCAGACCGACGCGGCTTGTGACGCCCATCATGCAGGCGCAAAAATCCGGGTCGATCGTCAACATTTCGACATTCGCCGCTTTCGAGCCGGACCCTGTCTTTCCAACTTCCGGCGTGTTTCGCGCAGGTCTTGCAGCTTACACAAAGCTCTTTTCAGACAAATATGCGGCTGAGAACATTCGCATGAACAACGTTCTGCCCGGCTTCATCGACAGTCTTCCGGAAAAGGAAGAGTTCCGCGCACGCATTCCGATGGAGCGGTATGGCAAGTCTTACGACGAGATTGCCGCGGTCGTCGCTTTCCTGGCATCGGAAGGAGCGGGTTATATCACCGGCCAGAACATTCGCGTCGACGGCGGCATCACGCGATCCGTATGAGGCGAGGACGTCAATGGCCAAGCGCATCCAGTTTCGACTGGATGTGCTGCCGCTCCACATCGGTTCCGGCGTGCCGGATCGCGGCTTTATAGGCCGCTCGCGCTTTCGGATATTGTTCCAGGTCGGTCAGGAGAGCTGCCGTCGCCGCATGATAACTCGCATAGCGTTCAAGCGGTGCCGACAGTTTCTCCAGCAGCTGAAGTGCCTCCTCAGGGCCCTTCAGTTTGGCAATGACAACCGCCCGGTTCAACAAGACAACGGGGGATGGCCGAATGATCTCAAGCGCCCGGTAGAGCCGGTCCAGTTCCGTCCAGTTTGTGTCGTCATATGTGGCAGCGCGTGTATGTGTTGCAGCAATGGCCGCCTCGATCTGGAGCGGCCCGGGCGCGGCGCTTCTAAGAGCGGCCTCCAGCAACACGTTCCCTTCCGAAATCAGTCTGCGGTCCCACTTTGACCGATCCTGAAATTCCAGCGTAACGGCCTCACCGTTGGTGTTGACCCTCGCCCTATGCCGCGAATGCTGGATCAGGCAAAGCGCCAGCAGGCCACGTAACTCGGGCTCCTCGGGGAACAGCCGGACCATGAGCCGCGCAAGGCGGATGGCCTCCAGGCACAGCGGCGTGCGGATGAGCTGGGAACCGTGCGAGGCCGAATAGCCTTCGTTGAAAACAAGATAGATGGCATTGGCAACAGCGGAAAACCGCTCTGCACGCGCCTTGGCATCCGGTTCCTCGTAGCGAAGCTTGGCCGCGCCGAGGCGCTTCTTGGCACGGGTGATCCGTTGCTCCATGGTTTTCGGCTGCACCAGAAACGCACGTGCGATTTCATCCACGGAGAGGCCGGCGACGATCTTGAGTGAAAGCGCGATCTGCTGGTCGCGGCGCAGCACCGGGTGACAGCAGGTAAAGAGCAACCGCAGGATATCGTCTCGGTAGACGGACCTGTCGAGTTGGTCCGTCAACGCCTCCTCCGTATCGCTCAGATCGATGATCGGATCGAGGTCTTCCGGTGCTGACAGCGTTTCCCGCTTCTTCTTCCGGACAATATCGATGCCTGCATTGCGCCCGGCGACAACCAGCCAGGCAGCGGGATCTCGGGGCAGATCCTCCGGGCTCCAGTTTTTCAGTGCCTTGAGCGAGGCCTCCTGAAACGCGTCTTCGGCAAGGTCCAGATCGGC from the Roseibium sp. HPY-6 genome contains:
- a CDS encoding response regulator transcription factor, whose product is MQTKTILVVDDDPNIRDVICFALQKASYSHEIATNGKEALDKVVLCAPALIILDIGLPEMDGLDVCRELRKTSEVPILFLSARDDEIDRIIGLELGADDYVTKPFSPRELIARVGVILKRYAAPQVDQNNETPQLKQGLITLEKDERQVKIDDAEVGLTAIEFEILSALMSRPKIVFTRERILEKAYRDNIHVSDRTIDSHIRNIRAKLGSSGCNDAIETVHGVGFRLGPCENAG
- a CDS encoding MAPEG family protein; amino-acid sequence: MELVSALPVTILFVAVFALIQIPMTVAVGLRRAQTNVQFLDGGDGVLLQRMRAHGNFTETVPIALLAMAAAELAGAPYLLLWIGGCALLAGRLLHYATVVMTGFGIGRVIGMLLTLSSLVVFPGYVLLKTTGVSV
- a CDS encoding VOC family protein, producing the protein MSNPMQTHGAFSWMELMSGDGAKAKEFYTGLLDWGLEDMEMPGMTYTVIANGEDKIGGFPPMPSEPARWLPYVTVDDVDARIEKAKALGATISSEPMSIPGVGRMATLVDPVGGVIALITYEAPAES
- a CDS encoding LysR substrate-binding domain-containing protein; this encodes MRSPRLQHIKMFDAAARHQNFRLAAEELNLTQGAVAQAVRTLEADLNVVLFERKARGLAFTEAGQLFHSEISKGLAIIEEATKKLYPIINSVTISVPPSFASKWLVPRLPLFMETHPDIDVRIFASEQITDFKSQNVDLAVRQGNRPSNQKLEVRKLAPLELKAFCSPSAEFCPQGHRQLTDLVRLPLIQDGHRHWDRLLGDHGLSHSGPSLQFNQTSLALDAAANRQGIAVAPRLVAEADVRSGRLCEVWSDDTETDLGFWLVHPVKRPANLKARSALVDWISSECR
- a CDS encoding SDR family oxidoreductase, whose translation is MADKKVAVVTAGGSGMGADAARRLVQDGHEIAILSSSGKGEALAMEYGGVGVSGSNQSNDDLKRLVDLTMEKWGRIDVLVNSAGHGPRAPILELTDEDWHKGLDVYFMNVVRPTRLVTPIMQAQKSGSIVNISTFAAFEPDPVFPTSGVFRAGLAAYTKLFSDKYAAENIRMNNVLPGFIDSLPEKEEFRARIPMERYGKSYDEIAAVVAFLASEGAGYITGQNIRVDGGITRSV
- a CDS encoding RNA polymerase sigma factor; translated protein: MPSAWLSTHLRAARPRVLAALNRAFADLDLAEDAFQEASLKALKNWSPEDLPRDPAAWLVVAGRNAGIDIVRKKKRETLSAPEDLDPIIDLSDTEEALTDQLDRSVYRDDILRLLFTCCHPVLRRDQQIALSLKIVAGLSVDEIARAFLVQPKTMEQRITRAKKRLGAAKLRYEEPDAKARAERFSAVANAIYLVFNEGYSASHGSQLIRTPLCLEAIRLARLMVRLFPEEPELRGLLALCLIQHSRHRARVNTNGEAVTLEFQDRSKWDRRLISEGNVLLEAALRSAAPGPLQIEAAIAATHTRAATYDDTNWTELDRLYRALEIIRPSPVVLLNRAVVIAKLKGPEEALQLLEKLSAPLERYASYHAATAALLTDLEQYPKARAAYKAAIRHAGTDVERQHIQSKLDALGH